From Salarias fasciatus chromosome 12, fSalaFa1.1, whole genome shotgun sequence, the proteins below share one genomic window:
- the mfsd3 gene encoding major facilitator superfamily domain-containing protein 3, whose translation MNDKLVFLGLLYFVQGIPYGLQSSLLPVYLRGAGHSLTRIGFTKILYFPWVLKVLWAPLVDRVGTKRRWLVGTVSGLALTCLSSAALAPDAHIWGVASTLLAMNTLASVQDIAVDGAAVGLLKGRGELGLGNTAQVVGYKAGSVFAGGGLLAVIDVAGWSWMFMLLTFVYAGVALFVWGAPVLDDETVRGQQADGSRRGGPGSDAMRPWRIWRKLLSVPGTPWTVLYVLTYKLGEQGAVTMFPLFLLDHHMTARELGFWNGVIAMGFSICGSSLGGLLLAQFSIGALMRRVFVMRTVSMVFQSSLLTVLEPSPLMKGMAVLSMSVQHFLGGLITTLTFTTMMHCTQRAEESIQATHYSFLATLEVLGKLTFSALAGGVVDWFGFQVAFLFFLTLSAATALHVWTATFTGALREHQLKEQPK comes from the exons ATGAATGACAAACTGGTCTTCTTGGGCCTGCTGTACTTTGTCCAGGGCATCCCCTACGGCCTCCAGTCGTCCCTGCTTCCTGTCTACCTGCGTGGAGCCGGCCACTCTCTCACCCGCATTGGCTTCACCAAGATCCTCTACTTCCCCTGGGTGCTCAAGGTCCTCTGGGCACCTTTGGTGGACCGAGTTGGTACCAAACGTCGCTGGCTGGTGGGCACGGTTTCCGGCCTGGCTCTGACATGCCTCTCCAGCGCTGCCCTGGCTCCAGATGCTCACATCTGGGGGGTAGCCAGCACCCTGTTGGCCATGAACACTCTGGCCTCTGTTCAGGATATTGCTGTGGACGGGGCTGCTGTGGGTCTGTTGAAAGGACGTGGGGAGTTGGGCCTGGGCAACACGGCCCAGGTTGTGGGCTACAAAGCCGGGTCGGTGTTTGCCGGAGGCGGCCTGCTGGCTGTGATCGACGTGGCCGGATGGAGCTGGATGTTCATGTTGCTGACCTTTGTGTATGCAGGCGTAGCACTGTTTGTGTGGGGGGCCCCTGTGCTGGATGATGAGACCGTGAGGGGCCAGCAGGCAGAtggcagcaggaggggaggCCCCGGGTCGGATGCGATGAGGCCGTGGAGGATATGGAGAAAGCTCCTCTCGGTGCCTGGCACCCCTTGGACAGTCCTGTATGTGCTCACATACAAACTAG GTGAGCAGGGTGCAGTGACCatgtttcctcttttcctgcTGGATCATCACATGACCGCCAGGGAGCTCGGATTCTGGAACGGAGTCATCGCCATGGGCTTCTCCATCTGCGGGTCATCTCTCGGAGGCCTGCTGCTCGCTCAGTTCAG CATCGGCGCCTTGATGCGGCGCGTGTTTGTCATGCGAACCGTCAGTATGGTTTTCCAGAGTTCTCTGCTCACCGTGCTGGAACCATCGCCGCTCATGAAAG GTATGGCCGTCCTGAGCATGAGCGTCCAGCACTTCCTGGGTGGCCTGATCACCACGCTCACCTTCACCACCATGATGCACTGCACTCAGAGGGCCGAGGAAAGCATTCAG GCGACCCACTACAGTTTCCTGGCGACTCTGGAGGTGCTGGGGAAGCTGACGTTCAGCGCTCTGGCCGGCGGCGTGGTGGACTGGTTCGGCTTCCAGGttgccttcctcttcttcctcacccTCTCCGCCGCGACGGCCCTGCATGTGTGGACGGCGACCTTCACCGGTGCTCTCAGGGAACACCAGCTCAAAGAGCAGCCCAAATGA